Sequence from the Elusimicrobiota bacterium genome:
CAAGAAAAAGTAAATTATCCTTAAAAGAGCAGTACTGTTGAATGCTTCTATCCATAAAAACCTCGCAGAATAAGGTAATTGCGAAGGTAATTCTGGTTTTTTTAAAAAGTTCAATGTTTTGTATATGAATAAATCGTATACATGAGAATATCCTTTTTGTTCTAAAAAAATATTTGAAACTATAACTGCTGTTATCACAACAAAAGCAAAAAACAGGAACATTAACTTACGATTGAAATAAATATAATGCCTGAAAATATAAGTTACTATTAAACCATAAGAAATCAACATCGCGGGAGAAAGTAAAAAAGATGTTGTCTGTAAAACAGGATTTATTATACCTGTAATTATGCAAAAAATAACAATAAAAACAAAACTTTTTACTAAAGAAACGATATTCGGATAATACAAAAAGAAAAGAGCGGTAACGATTATTGTAAATAATAAAAAGTAAAATCTTGTAAAATGCCAAGAAATCAAAGCAACGGACAGACATACTGCTGAACCGATTAGATAAAAATTGCTTTTTGAATTTATTGATTTCAGAAAAAAATATAAACTAAAAAATATAAATGGTAACGCAAAATTTTCATATTCATATGCGCCAATTGTTCTTGTAATAGTTGCCAGAGAAATAGAGTAAAAAGCAGATGACATTAATCCTGCCAAATGATTATTCCATAATTCTTTTGTTATAAAGAAAACCGCAATTATACTTATAGATGAAAAGAAACTAACAAAATAGATAAGGAACTGGGAAAATGACATTCCGGTGTTTTTAAGAAATATCCTGTATATAATACCGTGGATTTTTTCCATAAAAATTGTCAAGTCCTTATATACATAAACACCCTCAGGATATTGCGCTTTATAGTCAATTTCAGAAATTTTTTCACCATTAGCAACCATTTTAGCATAACGATATTGGAAAGCTTCTTCTGTCCAATAAAAATCTGTATCATCTTTTGAATCGTATTGAGGTAGGTTTTTTGTAAGATAAACTTTATAAAAAGAAATAGCAAAATAAACTGCAACAACAATTATAATTGCAAACCATTTACTTCCGAAACAAGTTCGGGACAACTTCTGTAAAAGTTTTTTCATGTTTTCTTCATCAAAACCTTACCGAAAAACTCACCCTGTTTGTATTTCCCACTTTGAACCATTCCACTTTGTATATTTAAGAGTATAATTTTTAAGATCCATATAAGAAATATGCGGCTCACCATTAGAGTCAACCGCAATAGAAGTGCTCCATCCAGCGTTTGTATTTACCGTTTGTACATTCCATTCCGCTCCAAGTATAGTAGTTAGTAAAAAAATAATAAGAAAAAGAAATTTAGAAATCAAAAGATTTTTCGTCATCATCATTATTTGTCCTTGTTTTTCTCTATTATTTGCTCTAAAAGATTAATTTGTTTTTTTATAGATTTATCATTCGGTGATAATTTTAAAGCTGTATTAAATTGCTGAAGTGCTTTGTTATATTCTTTTAGTTTGCAATATAATTTGCCCAAATTGTTGTACGCATTTGTATAATTCAAATTTATCCTTGTTGCTTCTCTGTATGCTTTCTCTGCTTCTTCAAATCTGTTTGAGTTATACAATAAAATCCCGAGGTTGTTGTACGCCTCTGCAAGATTCGGGTTTATCTTTATCGCTTTCTTATATTCTCTTATCGCTTCCTCATTTTTATCTAAAATAAACAATAAACGGCCAAGATTGTTGTGTGCCTCTGCAAAATTTGGATTTATCCTTATCACTTTCCTGTATTCCTTTTCCGCTTCTTTATATCTTTTAAAA
This genomic interval carries:
- a CDS encoding tetratricopeptide repeat protein; translated protein: MSLYELKRYKEAEKTYREVIRINPNNSKARYNLGNLLDDFKRYKEAEKEYRKVIRINPNFAEAHNNLGRLLFILDKNEEAIREYKKAIKINPNLAEAYNNLGILLYNSNRFEEAEKAYREATRINLNYTNAYNNLGKLYCKLKEYNKALQQFNTALKLSPNDKSIKKQINLLEQIIEKNKDK
- a CDS encoding STT3 domain-containing protein; this translates as MKKLLQKLSRTCFGSKWFAIIIVVAVYFAISFYKVYLTKNLPQYDSKDDTDFYWTEEAFQYRYAKMVANGEKISEIDYKAQYPEGVYVYKDLTIFMEKIHGIIYRIFLKNTGMSFSQFLIYFVSFFSSISIIAVFFITKELWNNHLAGLMSSAFYSISLATITRTIGAYEYENFALPFIFFSLYFFLKSINSKSNFYLIGSAVCLSVALISWHFTRFYFLLFTIIVTALFFLYYPNIVSLVKSFVFIVIFCIITGIINPVLQTTSFLLSPAMLISYGLIVTYIFRHYIYFNRKLMFLFFAFVVITAVIVSNIFLEQKGYSHVYDLFIYKTLNFLKKPELPSQLPYSARFLWIEAFNSTALLRIIYFFLIVLLFALPGLFKSVKDIIKQKLTLDKTMFLFLAISWGLLYLYVERLVVFFI